tccaggctcaaaaATATCAACTTAAAATTCCTCCTAGTTCTAGAACTTTGTTCTATTCCAACAGGTCAAAGATAAAATAGGCACCAAGCGTTGAGAGCTACTTCAACCTCTACCCTCCTCTGAAAGGATTTTAACCACCCCACCGTGCAACTTTTGCTAGCTAGAATCTGCAGGCAACCTCACTTCCAGTAGGCTCCAGTTTCTCTTCCAATGGAATAGAGCTCTTTGGAGCCATTAAGCTCATTTAATTACACAACAGATACATAGAGGAAGATGCACTTCCCTGTCTCCACAGGACTCCAGCCTCTCCTTTTCATCAGTACAAGACAGTGCTCAGCACAAGATCTGCCTTCCAATTGCTGAGAATCTCACTCTTTGGATTATCAAGGAACTGAAACGGAGTTATGGGGAAATCTAATTGTACCAAGCAGGTGGGCAAACACCTGAGTGCCCAAGCCTGACCAGAGCACAGGCCTTTGTCTCCTTTTACAGGAACAGTAACGACCAAGTGTTTTAATAATCACATACGTTGTCTGGAGCCCCAGTCTATCTCTCAGCTATGGTAGCGATTATCTCCAGAAAAATGCCTGCATTACAGCTCAGGAGAGAGAAGCCCTTATCCAGCATTTGCCAACTCAgtaaggaagcagcaggaaagtTTGCCTCCCGACACACCAATTCATCTCTTGTGCCGCAACTCAGGTCCCTAAAGAATCACGGGACCTGTGTGCAACGGTGCCTTCAGGAGCGTTTGCTTTCAACAACAGTTCAGGAGATGAAGACACACGAGCGCAGtccagctgcaggaaggcagcaggtgCCCTGGGAGAGAGACCCAGACAGACAAGAAAAGACAGTTGCATTTGATAAACTGACAGTGGCTCAAAGCAGCACCAAGGGTTACTCAAGATTCTGTTACAGTTCCGCAGAACACAGGTCACTCCTGGAAGCCTTTGAGCATCACAGGCGCTTGAAACCAGATGTAGTCCTCCCAGGTAGAAGCCACGTGCTGAGGAGACGAGGCGCTGAGGTGCATCTCTCCACCACAGGACAAGGTCACCGTTAGCTTCTTCCCTCGGGTCGGTACCTTATAGTTGAGCTTGGGCCAGAACCAATCCACACCACAGTCACGGCGTCCTTGGAGCATGACAACAGTGTCCGTGGCAGGGAGAGCCTGCAGCTCACTGAAGACGTCCGCAACGAAGAGCGAGTGGAACAGCTTGCGAACGCAGGATGCAGTTTCCAGGCTCTCCTCAGCACTGCCCTCGCAGACGCCCTCCAAGTTGAGCTCATAGAGCTCCTTGGGGCTCATGACGGTGCCTCCAAGTAGGAAAAGAACCCGGGGAACCGGGGTCAGACTAAACATCGCTTCCAAGTGCTGGAGCAGTCCTTCCAGGTCCATCAGCGTCTGCTGGCACCTCTTGCTCGCCAGGTCCACGGAGGCTGCCTTCTTCCTCGCATCTCCCTCCTGGAGAGCAAACCACAAGTAAATTAGCACATTCCACTATTGGGACCTATCGGTCCCAACACGCTCTTTAGAaagcccggcccggccctgaGGGTCACGGAAGGTTCTAAGCTCCTTTTAAGAGACACAGCTAGAAGCAAGAGATCCGAAAAAGCCCCAACTTCTCTCCCACTTGGCTGAGCAACAAAGCAGTAACGCGCTTCGAGCAGAACCGGTGACGAGAGGCGATACACGGAAACGCGCCGCGACCCTCAAGCCCCGGAGCTAGAGCTTTCCTAACCGAGGCTGGGGCAGCACTCGGGCCCAAAGCCACGAGCAGCGCTGAGCTCGGAAGCAGCCGACCCGCCAGCGCAGGAGCCCCCGAGCGAGAAGCACACGGAGCCCCGGGGGCAATCCCCGCCGGGCCCAGGGaccctcccgccgccccccgggcccctCACCCACCGGCGCCGGCCGCCGGCAGAAGAACGCGAGCTGCTCGTAGGGCAGCGGGAGCTGGTGCCGCTGGTGCAGGACGTGCTTGAGGAGCTCGCCGGCGAAGCGGCAGCAGCTCTCCCGGCTCACGGCCCCCGGGAAGACCACGGAGACCgaggggcagggcagcagcaccccGCTCTGCGGCGGGGGCCTCCCCCTGCCGCCGCGATCCGGGGCCGGCGGCCCCTCCGCCACGAGCAGCGGGGCCGCGGGCAGAGCCGCCGCGCCGGGAACCGGCATCTTCCGGCCgccgccgggcgggcgggcggggctgGCATggccgccgccgcggggctcCCTGGGAGCGGCGGAGAGCCGGCCCGGCGCCATGTCCGGGCGGGAGGAGAGaggcccccggcccggcccggcaggGGGAGGGCCCgtgggcagcccagccccgggCAGGGGGGCGGGCCGAGCCGGCCGGGCCGCTCCTCCCGCCCGCAGCTCGGCAGCCGCCCCGGCCCGGTGGAGGCGCCGTCGGCTCCGGGGCCTGCGCGGGGGAATCCCCGCGGCCCCGCGACGGGCCCGCCTTTCCCGGCAGCCGGGAGGCGGAGCCGGGGAGCGCTCGGTGCCTGCGGGCGGCGGTGTTTGCAAACAACGTGGCCGGGGCCCCATTGGGCGCAGCCTCCCCCGCGCGGCCGGGGCAGGGCGGTCGCtgccgggggcggcgggaggagccgcTCCCTGCGCGGGGGGCGAGGCTGCCCGCCAGAAGGGCCCGAGAGCCTGCTcgggcaggaggcagctcccggggcggcccggcccggccccgcgccgctcGGAGCGGGTCCCGGGGCGGGAGCAGCCGCGGCTCCCGAGGGCGGCCCCGGCAGGTGCTGCCGGAGCGGCCGCGCCTGgcgccggggggggggggggtggcggCCGGCAGGGGGCGCCGCCGCGCTCGGACTCCAACTCCCATGCGCCCCCGCGGCGGGAGCCCGTGCGGGAGcgagcggggcgggcgcggggcgcgcCGGGAGCTGCAGTTccgagcggggcggggcgcgccGGGAGCTGTAGGCACCGGCTGCCGGGACGCGGTGGGCCGGGGCGCCTGGCGGCGGTTGCTGacgccggggccggggggccggGCCTGTGCAGTGCGGGGTGCAGGGAAGGTGGAGGAGAGCGTCTCACTGCCCTGGGGCTCCTTGCCGCTGCAGCAGCGGTGCAGTTTCTTTAAGCGCTGTCTCCCTTGAGAACGTTGAGGCACCGAGCAAAGGTTCCCCGGCCCCAGGGTTGGCTGCTGGGGTCCTGCTGAGGGGGTTCCGCCTCGACAACATTGAGGCACGTGCCAGAGAGcatggagaggaggggaagaaatgtCATCTGTCTCTAGACGCGTTTATTCTATCGTGCCTTCccggcagcgcagagcggcagcggcaccggcagcggtgagagctgctcctttaattactgaggattagagaaggggccgggcttcccggagacggcgaagccggagcagagcgaggagacctgagtctgagcgggaatcctgagaggaacaggaaggctgaggtggcgggggtgtggctgagaacggcggtGGGTTTAACAGCGCCCGtctcggcagctccctcggAGCGCGGggcggcaggagcagggagtggcgcgagggcaggcagggagcagaagacACCGGCAGCTTTCTCAAGCATGGCGAtaacacgccctaaaaccgtattgaaaaaggatgTGGGAACTCAGACAGAGGTTCCAGAGacacgcagctgtgcaggtctctggctgcagcgagtgcctgagcctggcactggtaccagagggagccagtggcaccgcgtgtgtgcggtgtgagcaaatcaatgatctcctcaggcaggtggttagactgacagaggaggttgaaagactaagaactgtcagagaatgtgagagcaaaatagattggtggagccaaaccctgaggcaagggcagaaggacgaggtgctagaacaagtgatggatcctctcccctcctgtcctcagacagaaggagagaactttagagaTGTGGAGGAACGGAGGGAGGTCagtcctcggagaggcaagcaaaaaccctcccaaccccctccgcCCTCCAaattgcccctgaagaataggtgtgaggctttggaacttcaaggacaggaaaatgaagttggagtgacagatttgtctagtgaaccacctaggacttgtcgctAAGCTCCAcaccttaggacttcttcaactaagaaggaaaggagagtaattgtggtgggtgactcccttctgaggggaacagaagggcccatctgtggagcagacccatcccacagggaggtctgctgcctccctggggctcgcattagagatgttaaaaggaaactctctagtatggtaaatccctctgattactacccactgctgatttttcaggttggcagtgacgaaattattacaagaaatgtaagggcaatgaagagagacttcagggccctgggatggctagttagggggtctggagcacaagtcgtgtttgcctccatacctcctgtaagaatgggtggagagataaacaggaagagtttacttatcaatgaatggctacgagactggtgccaaaggcagggttttggtttttttgatcatgggctgctatatgagacacctgaCCTGGTGGCATGCGAGATGcacttgtcccagagggggaaaaggcttttggggcaggacttagcagggctcattgagagagctttaaactagatgtgaagggggaaggggagaaaactgggtctgttagggacaagcccaagaggaacataccagggcctgaaggaaggtggtctaacgaggatttggtcccaccagtgtgctctgtttgcttcctgaaatgcctgtatgctaatgcacgcagcatggggaataaacaggaagagttagaggtctgtgtgcagtctaagggttatgatctggtagcaataacagagacatggtgggacagctcacacgactggaatgtggccatggatggctatgtgctttttaggaaagatcggtcggtgaagcgaggtggtggagttgctctttatgtgagagagcagctagaatgtatcgagttttgtgcaggggctgatgaggggcaagttgaaagtctgtgggtaagaattaaagggcagggtggtatgggtgatacagttgtgggggtctactacagacctcctgatcaagatgaggaagttgatgaggctttctacaggcagctgaaagcagcctcacaattacagtccttggtcctcatgggagattttaactaccctgatatctgctggaagacttacacagccagcctttcacagtctaggaggttcctccagtgcattgatgacaacttcttaatgcaaatggtggacaagccgactagaagaggagcgctgctggatcttgtgctcaccaacaaggagggccttgttgaagcagtggtggtcaatggcagccttggctgcagtgatcatgagatggtggagttcaggatcctgtgtgggaggaacagaatacccagcaggaccagaaccctggacttccacagagcaaacttcagcctcctcaatcaattgttaagggaagtcccatgggacagggtgcaggaaggtaaaggggctcaagatagctggtcaacattcaaggaccacttcttgcaagcacaggatcagtgtgtcccaatgggtagaaaatctagtaagggagctaggagaccagtgtggttaaaaaaggaactgctgggcaaactcaagtggaaaaggaaaatctatagatcatggaaggaggggctggttacttgggaggaatataggactgttgtcagagaatgtagggaggcaactaggaaagctaaggcctctttggaacttaaccttgcaagtcgggttaaggataatagaaagggctttttcaaatacatagccaacaaaactaataccagaggcaatataggcccactgctgaatgaggtgggtgccctggtgacagaggatataaagaaggcagaggtgctgaatgccttctttgcctctgtctttactcctgcaggcgttccccatgagccccagtttcatatagccccagtagaagccaagataaaggaggagtttgcccaggtagatgaggattgggttagggatcagttgagtaatctggacatccataaattgatgggtccggatggaatgcatccaagggtgctgagggagctggcagaggtcattgctagtccactctccatcatcttcggtaagtcatgggtaacaggagaggtgcctgaggactggagggtagcaaatgtcactccagtctacaagaagggcaagaaggaggacccgggtaactatagaccggtcagcctcacctccatccctggaaaggtgatggaacaacttgtccttggcactatctctaggcatatcaaggacatgggggtcatcaagagcagtcaacatggttttaccaagggtaagtcatgtttgactaaccttatagccttctatgaggaaattactaggtggatagatgatggtagagcggtggatgtggtttatcttgatttcagtaaagcatttgacaccgtctcccacagcatccttgtagataagttgatcaagtatgggtttgatgatcaggcagtgaggtggatcaagaactggttgaaaggaagaagtcagagagttgtagtcaatggggcagaatctagttggaggcctgtgactagtggagtccctcaggggtcagtactgggtccggtgttgttcaacatcttcatcaacgacctggatgagggtacagaatgtaccctcagcaagtttgctgatgacaccaagctgggaggagtggctgacacaccagaaggctgtgctgccattcagagagacctagacaggctggagacttgggtggggaaaaacctgatgaagttcaacaagggcaagtgtagagttttgcatttggggaagaacagctccatgtaccagtacaggttgggggctgacctgcttgagagcagtgtaggtgaaagggacctgggggtcctggtagacaggaggatgaccatgagccagcaacgtgcccttgtggctaagaaggccaatggcatcctggggtgcattagaaagggtgtggttagtcggtcaagagaggttctcctccccctctattctgcattggtgaggccgcatctggagtattgtgtccagttctgggcccctcagttcaagaaggacagggaactgctggaaagagtccagcgcagagccacaaggatgattaagggagtggaacatctcccttatgaggagaggctgagggagctgggtctctttagtttggagaaggggagactgaggggtgacctcatcaatgtttacaaataagtaaagggtgagtgtcaagaagatggagttaagcttttttcagtgatgaccagtgataggacaaggagtaatggatacaaattggagcataggaggttcaaggtgaatatcagaatttttttttttactgtgagagtgacagagcactggaacaggctgcccagggaggttgtggagtctccttctctggagacattcaaaacctgcctggacgcattcctgtgtgatgtactctaggtgaccctgctctggcaggggtgttggactagatgatctttcgaggtcccttccaacccctatgattctatgattccctgACTCTGGGAAGCATAATTTCCCTGTGGGCTGTCTGTCCTCATCTGCGCGGGAGGGAGACGGGGAACGCCAGGCgccagggcagcagagccatcTCTGCTCGTTATTCCTCCAGAAGGATAGGAcctgtgggagcagcagtgctgttgcCACTGAACACATGCAAGCCAGGGATGATGCCGTGGTCACTGTGGTAAGATCTCATGTAAAGGTTCAATTTtaccttctctcctttctctgccagccccagggactGCTCACCTTGCTTGTGCCTCCAGCCCTCCCTTTTTATAGCCCACCGTGATGAGAAGGGATGTGAGAGGCGATGGGAGAAATGCAAACGACCATGATGAGTGATCAGCAAGTCTCGTTTATTGACTCCAATCAGGCAGTATTTATACTCTCAATAATGAAGCTCATAGCATAGTGCAAAGCTAAGCTCACCATTGGCTAGCTATTAATGTTAACCACACCTTTGATTACATTATTGTAGTTAGTGTTATATTGTAGTTAGATAAGGAATATCCCTGGTGGCAGTTGTATGGGAGTGTTAGAAGAATGGGATATATTTCGGCTGGTATAATTACACCAGACAGAAGCATTTCTATACACAGGGAGAGAAGAGTTCACATTCACTATATTGTCAGCTCGATCCTTACTTGACCAATTAAAAAATCAGCCTGAATTGATCCCAACAGTTCTAGTTCCTGAGGCTCTAAAAAAGCTAATGAAAAGCGGGGCTCTATCATGTCCCAAAAATCTGCATAAGAATTATTCTTCACACAAAAGGGGATGGGATCCTGAGGACATGGAAAGTCATCTAAAGGCACGCCTACTAAACATGTAGAAAAAGGGTTACCTGGCGAGGACAAAGATAGGCATATTGCCTCTTGACCTGTTTTGTTGGCTAGAGTGAcccatatgttttcttttggttgagCTGGGACCCATACGGCAACTCCCGAAACAACAAGAACACCTATaattgttaaaacaaaagtcCTCATTGTCTTCTTGTCGATGGTTACCAGCAAGGTGGGGGATCGCCtggccagggtcaacccacccACTCCGGTGACCGTTGACATTGATGCTTGTAGTGGCCAATGTTGGGGCCAACATTCTGGGGTAATGATGCTGGAATCTGCACCAGTGTCCAATAGTCCTTGgagggttttcttttctccttgaaacTCCAGTTGTATGATGCGCTTCGGCCTGTCGGTTAGATCTAGGGTTAACAACGTCAACCCTCCAGTAGAGCCGAACCCTCACGCTCCCCTTTCTGACGCTTGTCGTGGCGCTAGAGGTTTTGTCATTTGTGGAAGTGGAATTAGCTGAGCCACCCTTTGGCCCTGTTGTATCCGTAACGGTGGAAAAGGGGTGTATACCATCATTTGTATTTCTCCAGTATAATCAGCATCAATTACTCCTGGCAATACAAACAGTCCCATCATTGATGCCGAAGAACGCCCTAAAAGCAAAGCACCCACAGCTTGTCCTTGGATTATGATAGGTCCTTGTATCCCTGTTGGCACTTTCTCGGGTCTAGTGGTCATCAATGAGACGGTTATTGCGGCTGCCAGGTCCAGGCCGAGGCTCCCGGCGGTGGCGGGCCGTAGGAGGGTACCGGTGCCTGTTGCTGGGCTGCAGCTATTTGTGTCTGAGCGTGGCTGCTGTTGGCTTTGTTCGCGCTGCCCTTGGAGTTTCCCGGACGGCGTCGGCAAGCGCCCGTGTTGTGGGAATCGACGCGGCACTTTTGACACCACAGGCTGGTGGCTTGACAATCCCGGCGTATGTGACCCATTCCTCCACAGCGATAACACCTTATTCGGCCGTTAGATGGAGCCTTTACACCAGTGATCGCAGAGGCTTGTAGGGGTGCAAGAGCAGCTAACACCTGAGTCTGCACTGCCTCAGCTTGTTTGTGTAATCCTGCCCCTAGCTCTTTGATTGCCTCTACTAGCATGGCTTGGGGACCTGTGGGTACACCGGAAAGGCGCTCAAGGGCTTGTTCAATGATCCACTCCCACCCTAAGGTgctcaatatattttttgttgctgcattACTGTTTTGGGTCGCACACTGCTTTAACATTGCACCTTTCATATAGTCAGGGACCCCAGCTCGTTCAATGGCACTAGCAACTTTATCTATAAAACTGCCAAATGCCTCGTCTTTTCCTTGTTTGATTCCCATGTAGGATGGAATTCCCCCTGGCTCCTTCACTAGATCCATGGCCTCCCGGGCTAGCCTCATAGCTTCCCTACACTTATCAGGGCCAAGTAATGCTTGAGCCTCAGTCCGCACAAATGCACCTAAACCCATCAGCTCGGCTAAGGTGACACCGTGTAAGGGGTCTCCCAGTGGCCGTTGCACTTGGGTGCATTGCTGACATAATGCCTGCCAATGGGCACTAAAGAGGAGTTGTTGATGTTGTGAAAAAATCAGCTTAGCCAATGCTCTGCAGTCACCCGGCAACAACAGCTGAGTTCCCCAAATATAATCTAGCATTTGCTTTACTGGTTCACTTTTAACACCAAACTGACTAACAGTGGCTCGTAATTGAGATAAAAGTTTCCAATCCAGAGGCGTAATAGCGGCTTGTAATCCTCCCCCAGCCAGCGGCGTATACATCACTGGGCAGGCTACATCTTGCGCAGCCCCTAATGCCCCACTATCCCCTGCTTCCATGCAATCTTTTGCCAGTGCAGCCCAAGCCTCCCTGCGCTCCTTCGCAATGGCCTCCGCTAGGTCGCTCTCCACCCCAGGGATCGGCTCATTGCCACCGCGGAGCTGGGGGCCCCCTGGCCATGGCTCTGGGGGAGCAGTTGGCCTCGCCGAGTCGGCAGGCGGGGAAGACGCAGGGGCAGGCGGTGGCAGCGTAACCGTGGCTGTCGCTGGGGGTAACGGACACTCAGACCAGCCGCTATAGTCTCTGTTTTTACTTTGTGCCACATTAGCCTGTTGCGCTGCCTTCTTTTCAGCCTGATGTTGCAAAAGCTCATTGTGAACAACTTTCCATAACTTGCCTAATCTTTTAGCAGTCTTATCATCCTCTAAAGTAGCCTCCCATAGCTTATCCCCAAATTTACGCCATTCCTGTAACTCGTGTACTGTGTGGGGGTTCAAAAAGAGCCCCTTATCATACCCATAAGCTAACAACCCAGGGAGTTCCTTCTTAACATCTATACCCTTAATCCCAcgcttttctaaaaagcaagaaaataaatcatatgcTGCTTGCCTTTCCATGATTAAATCGTCAGCGCTGTTGCAGCCTTACAAGGTCTCGGCAGCACGTATCGGCCGGGCTCGCCTTTGCGGTCACCCAGGGCGCGGCACCCCCTCCTTCTCGGTGCTTATTTCGCCGTCCCCGCTGCTTAAGGACCCGAACCACCTCGTCGCTCTGCCATGGTCATTCTCCTTACGATTATCACGTCGGGGTCACCATTTGTGGGAGGCAATGGGAGAAATGCAAACGACCATGATGAGTGATCAGCAAGTCTCGTTTATTGACTCCAATCAGGCAGTATTTATACTCTCAATAATGAAGCTCATAGCATAGTGCAAAGCTAAGCTCACCATTGGCTAGCTATTAATGTTAACCACACCTTTGATTACATTATTGTAGTTAGTGTTCCCAGGCTAGCTTTCTCACTCTCATGTCCAAATTTCCCTCTACCATATCTTGTTATTGTACAGCAGTTTTGTGCTCAAGgacatgctgtcctggtttcttgcaaaactcccttttctcagctcttacaattaaccagctgtatcatgtctacgtgacctttctcacgcagccagtcttctgcaagaCTCTCCACAAAGGGACTCATAAGTGAAAATGATGACAGCTAAATGGGTATGAAT
The Apus apus isolate bApuApu2 chromosome 3, bApuApu2.pri.cur, whole genome shotgun sequence genome window above contains:
- the LOC127382105 gene encoding endogenous retrovirus group K member 8 Gag polyprotein-like isoform X1, producing MERQAAYDLFSCFLEKRGIKGIDVKKELPGLLAYGYDKGLFLNPHTVHELQEWRKFGDKLWEATLEDDKTAKRLGKLWKVVHNELLQHQAEKKAAQQANVAQSKNRDYSGWSECPLPPATATVTLPPPAPASSPPADSARPTAPPEPWPGGPQLRGGNEPIPGVESDLAEAIAKERREAWAALAKDCMEAGDSGALGAAQDVACPVMYTPLAGGGLQAAITPLDWKLLSQLRATVSQFGVKSEPVKQMLDYIWGTQLLLPGDCRALAKLIFSQHQQLLFSAHWQALCQQCTQVQRPLGDPLHGVTLAELMGLGAFVRTEAQALLGPDKCREAMRLAREAMDLVKEPGGIPSYMGIKQGKDEAFGSFIDKVASAIERAGVPDYMKGAMLKQCATQNSNAATKNILSTLGWEWIIEQALERLSGVPTGPQAMLVEAIKELGAGLHKQAEAVQTQVLAALAPLQASAITGVKAPSNGRIRCYRCGGMGHIRRDCQATSLWCQKCRVDSHNTGACRRRPGNSKGSANKANSSHAQTQIAAAQQQAPVPSYGPPPPGASAWTWQPQ
- the LOC127382108 gene encoding MAD2L1-binding protein-like, which encodes MAPGRLSAAPREPRGGGHASPARPPGGGRKMPVPGAAALPAAPLLVAEGPPAPDRGGRGRPPPQSGVLLPCPSVSVVFPGAVSRESCCRFAGELLKHVLHQRHQLPLPYEQLAFFCRRPAPEGDARKKAASVDLASKRCQQTLMDLEGLLQHLEAMFSLTPVPRVLFLLGGTVMSPKELYELNLEGVCEGSAEESLETASCVRKLFHSLFVADVFSELQALPATDTVVMLQGRRDCGVDWFWPKLNYKVPTRGKKLTVTLSCGGEMHLSASSPQHVASTWEDYIWFQAPVMLKGFQE